The genomic interval CTAGGCGGCTAGGAAGGCTCGCTAGACCAGCAGCCAGACCAAGAATGAATGTGTAATGATGGTGATTCCACACCAGGCTCAATAAAAAATTGAATGTAGAAAGGGGATCCTAAACTAAAAAGGAGTCCATGACCCCTTTTTAGAGCGTATAAGGGGAGGTCGAATTCCAAACCTTTTCTCTCGAGTATACCCATTACCAAAAAATATACGTCACTTTGGGACACATGCGCATAGCCGCCGCGCGTGGCTAAAGGTCAACCAAAAAAAAGAGCTCAAACTCTTTTTTTTTTTTTAGTTCCACTGAGAAAGTCTTTTCTTATAAAAGACGCCACTCTACGAGGGAAGATGCAGATAAAAGGCCAATAGCCTGATGTCAGCTTCTACGGCATAAGCTTTAGATCTATCAACGAATAATAAACATTTTATAAGAAAAGATAAATTTTTTGTTGAAATCTCAAAGAAAGGTATAGGTGAAATTTGGAATAGTCATTTCAATCTTTTTCTTCCAATTCTAAGAAAGAAAAATCCCGAAAAATCCGTCAATAAATGACGAACTCCATTATACAGATGATAGGACAGGGCTAAGGCAGTAATCTCGACGGAGATTAGGATGAGCTTTGATGAATAAAAGAAGAATTGGTAGAAATTCTCATAGGTGAAGCAAATCAAACCAATTTTCAGACAAAGAAGATAAAAAAAGAAAACTATAGTGGCTAGGAAAGCTCCGGAGATTCTATGGGAAATTGAAAACGTCGAAGTAAGCTGTGGCTTATAAATAGGAAGATGAGGAGATAAGGGGCGAAGGATATTCATGATATTCAGAAAGATTTATGTTCATTCGCTCTGCTCGCAGAGCGGTATACCGAAAAAAAGAAGCGACTACCTTACTTAAGCAATTCTTCTTATTCTTATTCTTTCTTAGTTGAAGTTCCTATATTGGTTTTTTCTTTCTTTTATGAATGTTATAACTCCTAATTCTTTGGTAGCGGACCTCTTTGATAGTTCGACCCTTATCCCCCGTCTAACTCAACTATTCGACTGTACGGCTATTGTGATTGCGAGAGAAAGGAGGGATGGCGCCTTCCTTTACCATCTGGCGGTTGAAAACAAAAGTGCTTCCAGGTACA from Nicotiana sylvestris cultivar TW 137 mitochondrion, complete genome carries:
- the sdh3 gene encoding succinate dehydrogenase subunit 3; translated protein: MNILRPLSPHLPIYKPQLTSTFSISHRISGAFLATIVFFFYLLCLKIGLICFTYENFYQFFFYSSKLILISVEITALALSYHLYNGVRHLLTDFSGFFFLRIGRKRLK